The DNA region AGCCTTTAAATATGCAAGTGGTGACACACAAATGTTAGCAATGGCTATAGAAAAAGCAACAGGAAAAAAACTATATGACTATTTAGAAGAAAGTTTTTGGAAGCCTTTAGGTAGCGAAAACCAAACCCTTTGGCAATTAGACAGCGAAGAACACGATTTGGTAAAAGCCTATTGTTGTATTGCAAGTAATGCTAAAGATTTTGCACGTTTAGGAAAACTATACAAAGATCATGGTAAATGGAACGGAAAACAAGTGTTAGATTCGGCATTTATTGCAAAATCGATAACACCAAGATTTAAAGAAAGTCCAGAATACGGTTACGGTTGGTGGTTAAAAAACGCAGGAGACAAATCCTTTTTTATGATGCGTGGTCATTTAGGACAATATGTTATTGTTGAGCCAGAAGACAACGTAATTATTGTAAGACTTGGACATAGCAAAGGACCTGGTGACGCTGTAGCTACTTTTACACCAGATATTTCAATTTACATTGAAGAAGCTTATAAAATGTTGGAGAATGATTAACAAACTCAATCTAGAACACATATTATTTTTAGATATTGAAACCGTTCCAGAAACGCAGCATTTTTCTGATTTAGATGCTACTAAACAAGCACTTTGGGAACACAAATCGCAATACCAACGTAAAGACGATTTTACCGCAGAAGAATTTTATGAACGCGCAGGTATTTGGGCAGAGTTTGGTAAAATTATATGTATTTCGGTTGGATATTTTAAAATTCATGGTGATACAAGAGTGTTTAGAACAACCTCTTTTTATGGTGAAGAACAACAACTTTTACAAGATTTTAAAAACCTACTTACTACACATTTTAGTCATGCAAAACATTTACTATGTGCACATAATGGTAAGGAATTTGACTTCCCGTACATTGCAAGGCGAATGATTATAAACAATATGGAATTACCATATAAACTTAACCTTTTTGGTAAAAAACCTTGGGAAGTACCTCATCTTGATACTTTAGAATTATGGAAGTTTGGCGACTATAAAACCTTTACTTCTCTTAAATTATTAACTAATGTTTTAGGCATACCTTCACCAAAAGATGATATTGATGGTAGCGAAGTATTTAGAGTGTATTATGAAGAAAATAATATAGACAGAATTATTACCTATTGCGAAAAAGACACTATTGCTGTAGCGCAAATATTATTGCGTTTAAGAGGTGATAATTTATTAGAAGAAGACGAAATTCTTCATGTTTAAAATCTTTATTCAAAATTAAAGTTGTCAGGTCGAGCGCATTGTCAGGTCGAGCGCAGTCGAGACCTAATTCTTTTAAGTCTAAACCACATTTGAGGTAACTGAAAATTAAAAATCCAGAGCTTTCACTCTGGATTTTATAGTTTAATGGTTGGTTGATTAGTTAAGGGATTATTCTTTTATAAATCGTTTGATTTTAGATTTTTCACCAATGTTTACTTGTAAAATATAAACACCAGCATCAAACTTAGCCACATCAATATTAGATGTAAACTTACCTTTTAATACCGTTTGACCTAACATGTTTTTAATTTCGTAAGTCTGAGCTTCAAAACCAATTAGTTCGATATTTAAAGATTGTTTAACTGGATTTGGGTATACCAAAAATTGGTTGTTAGATTGGCTTGAAGATGTTACAGTACTAGTAAATGACTTAGCATTATTTGTTAAACAGAAGTTTGTAGTTTCACTACTAGTAAACGATCCACCAGAAGCTAATGTAGCACCAGTATCTGTGTTTGTTAAGGTATACGAACCATTTCCGTATGAACAGCAAATACCATCTCCGTAAGCATCTGTAATCGTAAAGTTATAACAACCATCATCTAAACATCCAATAGGAATATTTAAAGTAGATCCATCTGCTTGCGAACCGTAAGTACCGCCAGACGCAACTGTTTGACCAGAATTATTGGTTAATGTCCAAGCGGTTTCTTCTGGATAGTTATCAAAAGTAATTGATAATGTTACATTAGAACAACCTGCATTACCGCCACCAGAAGTAGATAGGTTAATAGCATCTACCGCCATATCACCTTGCCAAGTTGTGCCAGTTACACCATTAAAACGCAATTGAACAGTGCCACCAACATAAGCACTTAAATCTACAGTAGCAGTTTGCCAAGAATTACCTTGGTTACCCGATTGGTTCCAAACGTTAGTCCAACTTGCACCGTTATTATCACTTGCTTGTAACGCTAAACTTCCCATAGAAGTTGCACCGTACATATGATAATCAAAACTAAAAGTTGCTTGAGATTCTGCACTTAAATCAAAACAAGGTGAGTTTAAAATTGCTCTTTTTGTCGAGTAATTTGGTGAAGAAGACTCCATATACACATAATATGTTCCAGCACTTGCGCTAGATGGTCCAGTGTTGCTTGAAGGCGTTCCGTTGGCATCAACAGTCCAGTTAAAGTCATCTGATGTTGATTGCGTCCAAGCACCTAAAGTATTTTCAAAACTTTCAGAATAAGGGAATGCACTAATACCACCAGAACAAGATCCTGTTGTTGGTTGTGTAACAATTACTGTTCTTGTTACTTGTGAAGCAGCGTTTCCTGCTGAATCACTTACGTTATAAAATCTTGTGTATGTTCCGGCTGCGTTAGTATTTACAGTTCCTGTTATAACAATGCTCGAAGAAATATCTCCATCTTGATTATCTGTAGCAGTTGCACCTAATTCTGTATAAGTGTCTCCAACTTCTAAATTAATTGTAGATGCTCCAGTTAATGTAATTACTGGTGGCGTTGTATCTGGTGTTCCTGTTATAATATTAACCGTATAATCTTCAACTTCACCATAAGAGAATGCCTCACAAGATGTTGGTATTCCGTTATATTTCATAGAAACTCTCATTCTTGTTGCTCCGTTAGTAGCTGAAGCTGGTACTGAAAAACTTCCGCTAACTGGTGAAGTTTGTGTTGCTGCATTTGTCCAAACTTGCTCTCCAGAATCTGTAAAATCACCATCTTGGTTATAATCAATCCATACAGAATACCCTTCTGCATAAGTAGTTCCTGTCCAAGTTGGAGTTACTGTTACCGTGTAACCAGAACCTTTAGATAAGTCTGTAGAAATACTTGTAAAATCTGAATACGTTTGAGCTCCAGAAGCATTATCTATACTTGCTAATTGTACTCTAGAAATATATTCGTCATTAACATTATTTCCTTGTGATGCACAATATTGTGGACCTGTTTGACAAGGCGCGCAAGATCCGCCACAATCTACACCAGTTTCGTCTCCATTTTGTACACCATCGTTACATGTTGGTTGAGGCGCTGCACCACATTTATCTGATAAGGCAAGGCTTCTTCTTACTCCGCCAGCTTCTAAAACAGCACGCATACGGTTTTTTTGACCTTGCGTGAATAAGTTCATACAAGAATCGTCTGAGTAATCCATGTAGTTTTGTGGCATATCTGTAGATCCACAAGACGTTTGTCCAGTTGGACAACCATAATTAGCGGTTTGGTGCGTTGGTGTGTCACTTACAAAATCGTTACCACAATTAGCATCTCCCCAAATGTGTCTTAAATTTAAGTAATGACCAACCTCATGTGTTGTTGTTCTACCACCATCAAAAGGTGCAGAAACGCTACCTACACGACCAAAATAGTTATATGCCATTACAACACCATCTGTTGCAGCATTACCACCTGGAAATTGAGCGTATCCTAATATAGTACTTCCTCCACTTGTCATTCTTGGAACAATCCACATATTAAGATATTGACTTGTGTCCCAAGGATCTACTCCGCCAGTAGAAGAACGTTTCATATCATCACTTGTTCCCCAATCTTGTCTAGTTACTTGTTTTCTGGTAATACCAGTTGTAGCATTTCCGTTAGGATCTACAGTTACTAGACAGAATTGAATCTCGGTATCTGCAGCTTGTGACCAAGTGTTATCTGCATCTGGATTTGTTCTTCTAAAATCTTCATTTAAAACATCTAACTGAGATTGAATTTGTGCAACACTAATATTCTCGGTAGAATTTCGATACAAAACATGTACTACTACTGGCAATGTAATGATGCTTCCATCTACTCTATTAGAATTGTTTTGCATTTGCTCAATTTTGGTTTGTGTAAATGCTTCAATTTGAGCCATTCTTTGCTCAAGTTTAGGATCTTGTTGTTTTCTGTACTCTAGATTTTCCATAGTAGCACATTCGCGTTGTTGTGCATACGAGAAAACCACAAAAAACAAACTTAAAAACGATAAAGTAATTGTTTTTTTCATACTTAAAGTTTTGGTTTTTAATTAATTATTTTGCTAAATTTTTGTTAATGTATTAATATATTAAATACATAAGTGAGATTTTATTAATTATTTCGACTAAAAACGATAAAAAAAATTTTATTCGAATTATTGTACGGTTTTAACCACAATCCATTGCAAGAAATTAGTTACTTTTACATATAATGAGCAAGCCTTTACTAAAAATAGACAACTTATCGATTGGGTTTAAATCTGATAAACATTTCATTTCAATTATAAAATCAATCTCTTATTCTATTTATGAAAATGAAATAGTTGGTGTAGTAGGAGAATCTGGATCTGGAAAATCTGTTTCATCACTTGCTATTATGGGATTATTACCCAAAACAACAAGCAAAATTACTTCTGGAACAATTACATATAACTCGTTTGATCTAACTTCTATTAAAGAAAAAGCGTATCAAAAATTAAGAGGTAATGAAATAGCAATGATATTTCAAGAACCTATGAGCTCTTTAAACCCTTCTATGCGCTGTGGTAAACAGGTAGAAGAGGTATTAAAAAAACACACTTCTTTATCTAAAACAGAAGTAAAAAAAGAGGTATTATCACTGTTTGAAAAGGTAAAATTACCAAATCCAAATCGCGTATTTAATGCTTATCCGCATGAAATTTCTGGCGGACAAAAACAACGTGTTATGATAGCTATAGCTATTGCTTGTAAGCCTAAATTATTAATCGCAGACGAGCCAACTACAGCACTAGATGTTACAGTACAAAAGGAAATTATTTTATTATTAAAAGAGCTACAAGAAGACACTAAAATGAGTATTTTATTTATTACTCACGATTTATCTTTAATATCTGAAATAGCGCAACGTACTTTTGTAATGTATAAAGGTGAAATTGTTGAACAAAATACAACCGAAAATATATTTAATCATCCAAAAAACGAATACACTAAAGCTTTAATAAAAGCAAGACCTTCTTTAAACGAAAGACTAGAGCGTTTACCTACAATACAAGACGTAATGCAAAATAATATCGATAACAAGATAATTACTGCATTAGAACGCGCAAAAAAACATAAATCCATTTACGGTAAAAACCCTATTTTGGAAGTAAAAAATCTTGAAAAAGAATACATTTCTAAAACTGGACTTTTTAAAACAATAGAAAAGTTTAAAGCTGTAGACGATGTGAGCTTTAAATTATATGAAGGCGAAACTCTTGGATTGGTTGGAGAATCTGGTTGCGGAAAATCTACTTTAGGTAATGCCCTTTTATTATTAGATCAAGCTACTTCTGGACAAATTTTATATAAAGGTAAAGATATTACCAACCTTACTAAAAAGGAAATAAAATCTTTACGTAAAGACATTCAAATTATATTTCAAGATCCATTTGCTTCTTTAAATCCACGTTTAACCGTTGGTGAAGCTATTATGGAACCTATGCAAGTACATAACCTTTATACTTCTAAAGAAGAAAGAAAAGAAGAGACATTAAATTTATTAGAAAAAGTAGGATTAACAAAAGCTGCTTTTTACAAATATCCTCATCAATTTTCTGGAGGACAACGACAACGTATAGGAATTGCTAGAACAATTGCTTTAAGACCAAAATTAATTGTTTGTGACGAATCTGTTTCTGCTTTAGATATTTCTGTACAAGCACAAGTTTTAAATCTTCTTAATGAATTAAAGGAAAACTTTGGCTTTACTTATATTTTTATTTCTCATGATTTAGCAGTTGTAAAATACATGAGTGATCAATTATTAGTTATGAATAAAGGTAAAATTGAAGAGCTAGATGATGCAGATGTTATTTATGCTTCACCTAAAAAAGAGTATACAAAAAAATTGATAGACGCAATCCCAAAAGGATTATAACATAAACAGCTTTTTAGTAAGTACAAAAAGATTTTTAGTTAATCTAAATGTGTTTTTTACCGAAATAAAAAACTTGCTTATTGAATTTGTAGGTTGTTCAGATAGATTTGAAGCAAAAGACATAAGCAGTTGTTTATGGTAGATTAGGGATATGTTATTTGGTTAAATTTGGGATTGTAAATATGCGTAAAAAAATTTATTTTATCGGTTTAAACGCATTATTTTTCGACTAAATACATATTTTTTTAACATTTAACACGGTTTTAACAGGATTTTAAAACAATTTTTTAGCCTTTTTAGTAGTTAAGACATGTCTTGTTGGATAGTAACTTCTACCGTAATTAGAACGTCTATCTTCACCTAATCTAGCTGCAACTTGATTGGTCATTTTTATTACAAAAACTTCTTCGGCATTTGGAAAAGATAAATCGTTACCATCTTGATCTATCTTTTTTCCTCTTGAGGTAAAATCTTGTTTTCTATTTA from Mesoflavibacter profundi includes:
- a CDS encoding 3'-5' exonuclease, whose product is MINKLNLEHILFLDIETVPETQHFSDLDATKQALWEHKSQYQRKDDFTAEEFYERAGIWAEFGKIICISVGYFKIHGDTRVFRTTSFYGEEQQLLQDFKNLLTTHFSHAKHLLCAHNGKEFDFPYIARRMIINNMELPYKLNLFGKKPWEVPHLDTLELWKFGDYKTFTSLKLLTNVLGIPSPKDDIDGSEVFRVYYEENNIDRIITYCEKDTIAVAQILLRLRGDNLLEEDEILHV
- a CDS encoding GEVED domain-containing protein gives rise to the protein MKKTITLSFLSLFFVVFSYAQQRECATMENLEYRKQQDPKLEQRMAQIEAFTQTKIEQMQNNSNRVDGSIITLPVVVHVLYRNSTENISVAQIQSQLDVLNEDFRRTNPDADNTWSQAADTEIQFCLVTVDPNGNATTGITRKQVTRQDWGTSDDMKRSSTGGVDPWDTSQYLNMWIVPRMTSGGSTILGYAQFPGGNAATDGVVMAYNYFGRVGSVSAPFDGGRTTTHEVGHYLNLRHIWGDANCGNDFVSDTPTHQTANYGCPTGQTSCGSTDMPQNYMDYSDDSCMNLFTQGQKNRMRAVLEAGGVRRSLALSDKCGAAPQPTCNDGVQNGDETGVDCGGSCAPCQTGPQYCASQGNNVNDEYISRVQLASIDNASGAQTYSDFTSISTDLSKGSGYTVTVTPTWTGTTYAEGYSVWIDYNQDGDFTDSGEQVWTNAATQTSPVSGSFSVPASATNGATRMRVSMKYNGIPTSCEAFSYGEVEDYTVNIITGTPDTTPPVITLTGASTINLEVGDTYTELGATATDNQDGDISSSIVITGTVNTNAAGTYTRFYNVSDSAGNAASQVTRTVIVTQPTTGSCSGGISAFPYSESFENTLGAWTQSTSDDFNWTVDANGTPSSNTGPSSASAGTYYVYMESSSPNYSTKRAILNSPCFDLSAESQATFSFDYHMYGATSMGSLALQASDNNGASWTNVWNQSGNQGNSWQTATVDLSAYVGGTVQLRFNGVTGTTWQGDMAVDAINLSTSGGGNAGCSNVTLSITFDNYPEETAWTLTNNSGQTVASGGTYGSQADGSTLNIPIGCLDDGCYNFTITDAYGDGICCSYGNGSYTLTNTDTGATLASGGSFTSSETTNFCLTNNAKSFTSTVTSSSQSNNQFLVYPNPVKQSLNIELIGFEAQTYEIKNMLGQTVLKGKFTSNIDVAKFDAGVYILQVNIGEKSKIKRFIKE
- a CDS encoding ABC transporter ATP-binding protein; its protein translation is MSKPLLKIDNLSIGFKSDKHFISIIKSISYSIYENEIVGVVGESGSGKSVSSLAIMGLLPKTTSKITSGTITYNSFDLTSIKEKAYQKLRGNEIAMIFQEPMSSLNPSMRCGKQVEEVLKKHTSLSKTEVKKEVLSLFEKVKLPNPNRVFNAYPHEISGGQKQRVMIAIAIACKPKLLIADEPTTALDVTVQKEIILLLKELQEDTKMSILFITHDLSLISEIAQRTFVMYKGEIVEQNTTENIFNHPKNEYTKALIKARPSLNERLERLPTIQDVMQNNIDNKIITALERAKKHKSIYGKNPILEVKNLEKEYISKTGLFKTIEKFKAVDDVSFKLYEGETLGLVGESGCGKSTLGNALLLLDQATSGQILYKGKDITNLTKKEIKSLRKDIQIIFQDPFASLNPRLTVGEAIMEPMQVHNLYTSKEERKEETLNLLEKVGLTKAAFYKYPHQFSGGQRQRIGIARTIALRPKLIVCDESVSALDISVQAQVLNLLNELKENFGFTYIFISHDLAVVKYMSDQLLVMNKGKIEELDDADVIYASPKKEYTKKLIDAIPKGL